One Malassezia vespertilionis chromosome 6, complete sequence genomic window, TGCAAATCCGGTGCGTTCGCCAAATCATTGTCTTCTGTATACAGATGCTCAATCTTGAGTTGTTGTACATGCTCCATCGccttggcacgccgctggtCGCCCAAATCTTCCGGCTGACCCTCCTCCTCCGCTGCGCCCGGCGCATTTCTGTAGCCACGCCGGGGAAAAGGCCATGGAAACGCATGCTGATCGCCGTGCTCGTGCGCTTTGTACTCGCGAcggtgctcggcaaggtcTCCAAGTTGCACTACGACTGTAGAAAGGCGGTCGATTGCCTCTCTCTCGCGCGCTTCATAAAACTGTACAATGTTTGCCACCTCATGATCCAATGCCAAGAAGAAATTTCGTTCCTGCTCATCAAAATGCTTTCCTATTATCTCGTCGACGTTCTTGTCGCTCAGCTTCCCGCGGTCGGGAATGACCCACTCGGGGACTTGCGAGGACGGCAAGCTTGCATAATCCGGGCTGAAtggctttgcgccgctcgcacacGCTTGGGGAAGACTGGAACCCCCCGCCTCTTCATCTCGCGTTATCGGTGCGAGGTCGATGGGACTGGAAATGTGATGATGGGCGTCCTGAAGCGCCTCACGGTCATGAGTGCCGGCAAGAGTAAGGCCCGTGCCTTTGAGGCTCACAGGTGGTATCCCATTGTCTGTACCCCCATAGTTAGGAACATCATTCGTATGCGGAAAGATTGCCGTACCGCGCCAGAACAACTGTTTTGTGCGGCTCCGTTGTGCGCCTACGTCCGGCTCAGGCAGGTTatccttgcgccgctggtaATGTTCGTCGACCCGCTTGATGAGTTTCTTGAGCCCGCGGTAGTTAATGTACGCCTTGCGCCATTCATCTACCTCGTTCTCCTCCAGGTACCGGGCACTGTAGTTAGATTATGCAACCACACCTACAATTTCATGGATGGCGGACGCGGGGAAAGAGTGCATGTCAAAAATTTGGAGGCCCACGTGTGGCGATGCATTGGCTGGGTAGGCTCGATTGCTGAAAATCACTGCGGATGAGGAAAGTGATGAAATGCTACATGCTGCAGTGCTGACAGATGACAATGCTGTTGGCATACCCGCTGGGAGCAGCGGTGGCTACCATGATGCCACCGCCGTATTTTCGTGAAATTGTAGCGGTGCGCTACAACACGCACCGCTACGCAATCACAACTATTTTCTTGTTGCACATTGACCGTTTCAACACTATCCTCTCTATCTAGAACCTCGCATGTCCTGCAATTTTTTTGGCTCTGGGTTTTCATCGGCGAACCTCAGCCCAGATTCCTATACCACTGCAGTTTTAATCTCGTCCCCGACGAGGGCCAAAGGCCCCCTTGGCACCCTAGCCGCTGCGAGATGCGATAGGGTGTGGCTCGGAGCTGCCGTCAGTCTTGCCCAAAACAGTTCACCTACTCTTAGCATTTTTGATCAAAGGACCGAAGAagccgtgcgtgcgcatttgcacagtatcacgtgatgcgacacaagctgcggcttgctttgcagcggcgcttgacCATGTTTCGTGTAGCTGTCGGTGCTGGGCGCCTGCAGCCACCCGTATGCAGCGTAGCACTTGTACAGACAGCTCCATTTCATGCGTCTGCATTTGCACTGGagagcaagcggcggcgcgcgtcacGCTTGCGTCGGACAGCGAacgtggcgcagcgcgacgtcAAAGAGCGCCTATTCGAAATGACAAAGCCAGACCCAGTTTTGGCGCACCAGCTGAACGATGAAGGGTATGAATATTGGAAACAGTCCGAGCTTGCAAAGCTTATTTTATCCAAGGAAGAGGTATGGGGCTTTACAGAAGATCGCCGCGGTAAACTGGTGCCTGTAGCGCCTGCATCCCACCCCGACGATGCAAAAGTGGATGCTGAGGCGAGTCAGTTTGGCGGGCCGCGCCGGATGAATTTTGGCTTGACTTCTTCCAACCGAAAAATGCTCTTCCAGTCGCTGCCCCGTGTCATGGCCGAGGACCGTGTCTTGGACGCGTCGAGTATTCACATCGCCGCTGAAGAAGGCGCCGCGAAACTTGCTGAAGAGCTTGCGCATTACGAGttggagcagcagcagaaTGTTTCCACGCTTGCGCGGATACTGGAtctgcgcaatgcaagcgGAAAAGGAATTCAAGTGGAAAATACGCGGCGCATCATTGCGCatttcggcgcgcgcgacgacggTCGTGGGCCGAACACGGGCTCGCCTGAAGTGCAGGCCGCCGTACTTACATACCGTATTCGCAACCTGGCTGAGCACCTGCGTGACGCGCGACACGACAATAGCAATCGGCGCTCGATGACAATCCTGATTCatcagcgcgcgcgcatcctgcgcTACTTGAAATTGCGGGATCCGATCCGCTATCAAAACTTTCTTCCCCGCATTGGCGTCGAAGCGCGTGCCGTGGAAGGAGAACTCATTGTTCCTGGCAAGCCCAAGGTAAAGCGTATTTAGTTACTGTACTACGTTGATGAAAGTGTCCCACGTGCGAGCCATCCAACGCGCCATTCtgcgagcgctttgcgcgccgtgggaTACATtgcggtgctgcgctccagcaTAGATTGAAGCAGGCTGCAATGTGCTTGTGGAAGGTACAGTTGCATTGCAGGCACATGCGGTGCGGTGTGCGTGGTATAGTACAGAATCTTGCATGCATACAATGCGCATCCTTCCGTGTAGATTTCGAGCAACGGCTGGAAGAGCCACAGGAGCAGGCCGGGCGAATTTGGCGCATTCATCGGCGCGAGGTAAAATTGATGTACGGCGTGTCGCCCTGCCTGCTCGACCAAGTAATTTGCGAGAACCTGGCCAAAGTATTGGCTCGGCAAAGGCAGCGAGGAGCGTACGCTGAGCTGTAAGAAATGCACCGCACACGCTGCACGGTCTGCCATAGCGCCGCCCAAGACTGCTTGGCATTGCGTGCACCCAACTAAGTATTCCTCGCCCTGTAGTTAGTGTCCATCCTACAGTGGCCGTCCCACGctggcgctcggcaagaGACGGCGTATCAGTTGATGTGTTGCTATTGGACCCGTAGTATCAGC contains:
- a CDS encoding uncharacterized protein (EggNog:ENOG503NZCB; COG:J; BUSCO:EOG092643JW) codes for the protein MFRVAVGAGRLQPPVCSVALVQTAPFHASAFALESKRRRASRLRRTANVAQRDVKERLFEMTKPDPVLAHQLNDEGYEYWKQSELAKLILSKEEVWGFTEDRRGKLVPVAPASHPDDAKVDAEASQFGGPRRMNFGLTSSNRKMLFQSLPRVMAEDRVLDASSIHIAAEEGAAKLAEELAHYELEQQQNVSTLARILDLRNASGKGIQVENTRRIIAHFGARDDGRGPNTGSPEVQAAVLTYRIRNLAEHLRDARHDNSNRRSMTILIHQRARILRYLKLRDPIRYQNFLPRIGVEARAVEGELIVPGKPKVKRI